The genome window TGCCCTTTTTATGCCAGATACCACAGGAAGAGGAATTATATTTATTGATGGTGGTGCTAATATCAAAGCTAAACCACTGCATCTACTCCAATCAGCAGTTATGGGAGCACTGTATGCAGAGTGTGTATTTGATATAAAAAACCCGAGAATTGCCCTTTTAAATATAGGAGAAGAAGAAACCAAGGGTGATGAATTAAGAAGAGAAAGTTTCACTTTAATGCAAAGAAACCAGCGGATAAACTTTATAGGAAATATTGAAGGCCATAATATATTTACACAGAAAGCAGATGTCATTATTACAGATGGATTTACGGGTAATGTAGTATTGAAGGTCTCTGAAGGAGTAACAAGGGCTTTTCGCACCATATTAATGAAAGAATTACAGAAAAACATTAGAGGAAAAATTGGGACACTTCTGATTAAAAATATATTAAGAAATTTTGCAAAAAAAGCGGATTATGCAGAATATGGTGGAGGACTATTACTTGGAGTAAACGGACCTGTTATTATCAGTCATGGAAGGTCCTCGCCAAGGGCTATATATAATGCAATAAAGTTAGGGGAGAAGATTGTTCTGGCAGGTTTTATGGAGAAACTTAAAAAAGAGATGGAGCAGATACGATGGGAAATATAGTAATTGCAGGGACAGGTTCTTTTTTACCCTCTTTTATACTTACTAATAATGATATGGAAATGATGGTTGATACAAGTGATGAATGGATTATTACAAGAACTGGTATAAAAGAAAGAAGAATATGTCCTAAAAATATGGCTTCTTCAGATATGGGAACTGAAGCTGCAAAAGATGCATGTAAAGATGCGGGTATTTATCCTGATGATATTGATTTTATTATCTGTGCTACTATAAGTCCTGATAAGTTTTTTCCCTCAACTGCCTGTTTGATTCAGGCAAAATTAGGGATTAAAGATATTCCTGCCTTTGATATCTCTGCTGCCTGCTCTGGTTTTATATTTGGATTGGAGATAGCAAGCAATCTAATAGCAGGAGGAAGTTATAAAACAGGTCTTGTTATTGCTTCAGAATGCATGAGTCGCCTTACAGATTATACAGATAGAAGTACATGTGTATTGTTAGGCGATGGAGCAGGAGCTGCTATAGTTAAAGCATCCGAAGATAAAGGAATAATGGGCTCCTACATCTCCTCCGATGGCAGTTACGGAGATATATTAAACGCACCTGCAGGTGGTTCAGCAAGACCTGCTTCATTTGATACGGTTGAAAAAAGAATGCATTTTATGAAAATGGAAGGAGCAGTTCTTTTCAAAATAGCAATAGAGACAATGTGCGAAGCAATACACAAACTCCTTAAAAGATTCAACTTAAGAAAGGAAGATATATCTCTTGTTATACCCCATCAAGCAAATCTTCGTATTATAAATGGTGTTGCTAAAGGTATGGGTATGCCACCTGAAAAATTTTATGTAAATATTGAAAAATATGGCAATATGTCCGCTGCCTGTATACCTGTAGCTCTTGATGAAGCATCAAAAAAAGGATTACTTAAGAAGGGAGATATTTTAGTCACAGTGGCTTTTGGCGGTGGTCTTACATGGGGAGCAAATCTTATAAAATGGACAAAATAAAAAAA of bacterium contains these proteins:
- a CDS encoding ketoacyl-ACP synthase III, with the protein product MGNIVIAGTGSFLPSFILTNNDMEMMVDTSDEWIITRTGIKERRICPKNMASSDMGTEAAKDACKDAGIYPDDIDFIICATISPDKFFPSTACLIQAKLGIKDIPAFDISAACSGFIFGLEIASNLIAGGSYKTGLVIASECMSRLTDYTDRSTCVLLGDGAGAAIVKASEDKGIMGSYISSDGSYGDILNAPAGGSARPASFDTVEKRMHFMKMEGAVLFKIAIETMCEAIHKLLKRFNLRKEDISLVIPHQANLRIINGVAKGMGMPPEKFYVNIEKYGNMSAACIPVALDEASKKGLLKKGDILVTVAFGGGLTWGANLIKWTK
- the plsX gene encoding phosphate acyltransferase PlsX; the protein is MTARETIIALDGMGGDNAPFSVIKACEMFSTLDRIKIIVVGDENQIKDKIDLKKYPFVILEHCENYIRMDDKVNLKLLKERDNSMVRTISLVKEGKAHCALSAGNTAAFVSYSISELGLLKNIDRPAIALFMPDTTGRGIIFIDGGANIKAKPLHLLQSAVMGALYAECVFDIKNPRIALLNIGEEETKGDELRRESFTLMQRNQRINFIGNIEGHNIFTQKADVIITDGFTGNVVLKVSEGVTRAFRTILMKELQKNIRGKIGTLLIKNILRNFAKKADYAEYGGGLLLGVNGPVIISHGRSSPRAIYNAIKLGEKIVLAGFMEKLKKEMEQIRWEI